AGATACTTGGTGCTGCTGTGTGGGTTGGGTTATTGGGTGCAAGGTTTCAGGTGTTTTCCGTGGCTGGCACTGAACTTTCACATGGCTACTAACCTCAACTTGCACCCCTCCACGTTGCAGCTCGTGCAGAACACTGCCAACCTCCCCATGGTGGCTAAGCCACTCTATGGAATCCTTTCGGATGCTATCTATATCAATGGGGCTCGCAGAATTCCTTATCTTGCCATGGGGGGTATGGTTAACCATCATGtctttatgttgtttgtttttatgtGTAATCAATCGTGTTAATGTTACCAATTGCTCACTAGTTTTCTGGATGACTTTTATCACGTAAAATTCCTGGTTAGCTACCATTAGGATTGAATCTAAGACCTTGCTTTTAGAGggttgagttgagttgagttcTTCTCATACCAGTAACTTGTTAGCcatgttttgttgtttgtatATACACTTGCGTAGATGCTTTACTAGAATTAGAGTTTCATTTAGATTATGATTAAAATTGTAACTCAGATTGGAAGAGGGTAGAAACAACATTAAGGTCGTGTATGTTTTGTAGAACAGAGTTGACAACACTTCTTTTTGAAACAGACTCAATTTTGGGGTTACGGGAAAGAATTTAGTCAACAATAGATAGTGTGTTTTAAAGGGTGTGTTgctagcattttttttttatttgctatttctAGAAAAACTTTTgctattttgtaaaatttgtttgttttgtgaGCATATTTGGAAGGGTTTGTCCCTCGACGCCTTTCTATTTTTTAAGCCTTTGTCCCTTAAACACTCGAACACTTTAGGAAAGTATAAGTAAAGGAAGACAAAAATCTcctatatgtttttattttttggttttggatGGGAATTTGATTACTGAGTAGTAAGGAATTGTTTTAAGAAccagttttttaaataaaagagggAGAAGAGAATCAAAGTGGCCTgaagtttttgtaattttggtttCCTAGTGAATAATGTTTTatctatttgttttatttggcaAGCTTGTGTCTTTTAATTTCTGTGTAATTCAGTTGGTGCTATAAAAGCAGTAGTTACAGACCAAGGAGATCCTGACCTTTCTGTATGCAGCCACTAGTTggaatatatcttttaatttcattatcattcTCTTTTGTATGCATATCTAAGGTATTTTGAATGACTATGGGAATATTGATGTTTTGTaagatttgattaattttttctttggttATTTTGAGCTTTATGAGTGAAGTGAGATAAGTTTGAATACAGAGCAAACAAGTGCAAAGTCCAGGATCAGAATTTAAATCTCTTATCTCTAGCATGCTGATTAGGTCATAGGAATTTTGTGGTCGGTaagaaaatgtattaaataagaTAGACCAAACACAGGTTATGAATCATGAAAGTGAAAATCTAATTCATGAGTTTTGAGATTCTAGAACGAAATCTATAAGTTTGTTTTGTTCTGTTATTGCAACTCAggttgttctttttctttgtatgaaGGTTAGATATTTCCTTCTGAATTAGTTTCTGCTTTTGCCCCCCCCaaagatttaaaaagtttaataaaatctttttgGTTCAATCTTCAGGTTTTCTGCAAGTTCTTTCTTGGAGTCTGCTGGCATTGGTCCCCGTTGCACAGGAAGTGCTTCCCTACTTAATTGCCTCTGTGCTTATTAGTAATTTGGGAGCATCCATTGCAGAAGTAGCACAGGATGCTCTTGTAGCAGAGTATGGCAAGAAGCACAAAATTGGTGGCCTGCAGGCATATGCATTCATGGCATTAGCAGCAGGTGGAATCTTAGGCAACTTGATTGGTGGTTATTTCTTACAGAAAATGCCTCCCAGAACAATGTTTGCAATATTTTCATCCTTACTGTCTCTACACTTAGTGATTTCTCTCTCAACAAGAGAGGAATCTTTAGGCATATCAAAACTTTCAGGTAAAAAACTTTCTAGGCAATCCATCTCAGAGAACATCAAGAAACAAGTCTCTGATCTTGTCGTTGCTATCAGTGACAAGAGCATTTTCCAGCCTCTTGTATGGATTATTGGGTCAATCGCCATGGTCCCAATGCTTTCAGGTTCTATATTCTGCTATCAGACACAGTGCCTAAATCTTGATCCTACAGTAATCGGGTTGTCTCGGGTGATTGGCCAGTTTTTGCTTCTTTCAGGAACTGTGCTTTACAACCGTTTCtggaaaaaaatttcaatgagAAAGCTGATAGGCATTGTGCAGATTCTATATGCTTCATCTCTACTTCTTGATCTCATTTTGGTTAGACAGATAAATCTGAAATGGGGAATTCCCAATGAGGTGTTTGCTCTTTGCTTCTCTGGTTTAGCAGAAATTGTGGCTCATTTCAAGCTCCTTCCTTTCTCAGTTCTATTTGCAAGTTTATGTCCAAAGGGGTGTGAAGGATCTCTTACAGCTTTCCTTGCATCAGCTCTGTGTCTGTCATCAATAGCTAGTGCCTTTCTGGGTGTTGGATTGGCCTCTTGTCTTGGTGTTTCATCTGGTGATTTCTCAGGTTTAACAATGGGAATTCTTGCACAGTTTCTTGCAGCTCTAGTGCCATTAAGATGGATTCATTCTTTGCCTATTTCACAACCTCttgaaaagagaaggaaaagaagcaTGAGCAGAAGGGCACGTAGAAACAGAAGAGTTGGAAAAGTTGTACTTGGTTCTGCTAACATCTACAGACGTGAGAGAGAATGAAAGTCACATACCTGAAGCAAATCTCTTCCTACCTATGCAGCTTCAATGCTTATGCAATGAATGATGAATGGTAGTACTAGAATTCTGCCACAAATTCATCATCGTCATGGTCCAAAAGATGGTTCATTTCTGCCACAAAACTAAGATTTTTGCTCAATGTTTAGTTCTTGATTCTGCAATCTCGCTGATATTGTTCAAATGTTTTGTTGTGTAACTTTTAGGGATGAGCAAATCAAATTGAATTGTACTGCATTACTAAAAATGGAACTGTAACAGTTCAGACAAATTGAACAAACAGACAAAAATTGAACTAAACAGTTTAGACAAAAattgtcttttgttttattaaactaaactgaactatactaaattgtacaaaattacagtatgaactgaattgaactattaactgaattataaactacactaattgaattattaattgaaatgtaaactacactaactgaactgtaaactatACTAACTAaattgaactattaactgaattataaattatactaaCTGAATTATTAGCTAAATTgtaaactatattaattttaactaaattacaatataaactgaattgactatactaattttaaactgaattgtactaatttttaaactaaatagtataacatgttctttttaattgaaaattattttaatatttattttattttattcataaatgtctaataaattgatttttattatttaatattattattttctattttatttatatttcttNgattttggttttagtccctctttcaaactataatacaatttagtccttcaattttagaaaactctggttttagtcctttttaccaaatttttttaactttatttgctgtttcaaacgcgtttctcagttaacattgaagcaaaaatatgtcaaacagtataaacaatccaaatgctataatgtaacatgcttgaaacagcaaataaagtttaaaaaatttgataaaaatgactaaaaccagaattttctaaagttgaaggactaaattgtactatagtttgaaagagggactaaaaccaaaatcgcccaaaagtatagggactaaaaacatatttaaccctaaaaaataacatcatacactaacataaaatatatatatatatatatatatatatatatatatataacttaaaaaatataaaaatataaattatattttttatttttattgataaaaaatataaattttgtgataaacaaattgtcttaaaaaattattattacttttatgtgaataatttttttattaatattttattattaaataaagttttagtTGAACCAGTTGAACTGGAattagagaagatgtaagagtagatacaaTTCTCACACTTAACTGTAACTATTATAacttcagtttttaaaaactgaactataaaataatatactaaaaataaatcagttatttttaatataatataatacagttAAGTATAGtacaaatcaattatttttgcagAGTGCTAATAACTTTATATCTTTATAGAAATagtaatcaataatatattgatGACTGGAATTTGCTTTGAGAAAGTATCTTAATAAAAAGTATGCTAACTAAAGTCATGGAGGGACATGAATCTAACTACTAAATCTTTGTCCAGAGAATCTTTAATATAATGtctataaatttcaatatattttgtcttattatattatattggaTTTATAAAGAATGCTCATGATTATTGATATATTATCATTATAGAATTGTACAGAaatctcaatttttattaagataacaatactttgaaaattatttttatgatattttaacatgtcattatgtttttggtttcaaaattaattcacaaaaatttgaaatacgttagacatattttttataatatatcttaatgGGACAAATAATTTTGTACAAAAGAAtagattttaaaacaaaaccctaaacatCAAGATGAGttaaatcaaaaggaaaaatatattcttatcgCTACTGGAATAAAATGCATGGTGGTACatctaaaagaaattattgaataGACTTAAAGGTTAGTCAAAtcagaataattattaatagttttatcacaattttagaaagaaatggAGAAAACGAGTCGCGGAAAGATTgtacttttaataaatagagaactaattatttaagttttcatttataaatatatccatttttattttaatttttttcaaacctatAAATATATCCGAGTAATATTTCTATCACTCTgttttaatggattaaaatttgataattatgctaaatttaattttatacattatgaatatatatatatataatactaatttaattaCCGTCCAAATGGTGATGATTTAACTTagaataaatgtaattatttttaatgttaattcttattataaattgatcGATCAATTTATGGACAAATTCATAAAAGGTTTAAACTATTTAGTTGCTCctatttttgggaggtttttccattttgatcccgtcttattcgaatccccaattgagtccctataagtgctaatttcaatcaattaagcccctgccgttaaatttagttaacggaGTCAACTTTTTTGGACAGCTggaaggatgacctgttaatttctataaacttggcctatttagagttgaaacgtggcatgaattgagtctcataagtgctaatttcaatcaatttcaactctaattcatgctacatttcaactctaaataggccacgtttacagaaattaacaaGTCATCCTTCCAACTGTGCAAAAAAGTGAAtcccgttaactaaatttaacggcagagacttaattgattgaaattaacacttatagggactcaattggagattctaataagacggggatcaaaatgggaaaacctcccgaaaataggaacaactaaatggtttaaaccttcaTAAAACTATAGACTTGTTAACCTTCGGTTCGTGGCGAATCGAACTAtcatgatttat
This DNA window, taken from Vigna radiata var. radiata cultivar VC1973A chromosome 5, Vradiata_ver6, whole genome shotgun sequence, encodes the following:
- the LOC106761215 gene encoding probable folate-biopterin transporter 8, chloroplastic produces the protein MIYAVSSQNPLVRNMPSFRIPRTKPPLPPVDFFLNHGNPTSNAGNERPALTVMTRRNAVNERPMLTVMPRRVVVKERYEEKKSEDVGNRYLVLLCGLGYWVQGFRCFPWLALNFHMATNLNLHPSTLQLVQNTANLPMVAKPLYGILSDAIYINGARRIPYLAMGGFLQVLSWSLLALVPVAQEVLPYLIASVLISNLGASIAEVAQDALVAEYGKKHKIGGLQAYAFMALAAGGILGNLIGGYFLQKMPPRTMFAIFSSLLSLHLVISLSTREESLGISKLSGKKLSRQSISENIKKQVSDLVVAISDKSIFQPLVWIIGSIAMVPMLSGSIFCYQTQCLNLDPTVIGLSRVIGQFLLLSGTVLYNRFWKKISMRKLIGIVQILYASSLLLDLILVRQINLKWGIPNEVFALCFSGLAEIVAHFKLLPFSVLFASLCPKGCEGSLTAFLASALCLSSIASAFLGVGLASCLGVSSGDFSGLTMGILAQFLAALVPLRWIHSLPISQPLEKRRKRSMSRRARRNRRVGKVVLGSANIYRRERE